Proteins found in one Sorghum bicolor cultivar BTx623 chromosome 1, Sorghum_bicolor_NCBIv3, whole genome shotgun sequence genomic segment:
- the LOC8079682 gene encoding probable glycerol-3-phosphate acyltransferase 3, with protein MSKAFSKSLSQLNKALIRRLNALVVTRAQPAPARSSSDGGRVPPPPPPPDPVDALPSSAAAAAGGVAVCKVEGGLLRSSSAFPYFMLVALEGGGFVRALLLLLLYPALRLLGHDTAVRAMAVVTFLGLRKDAFRAGRAALPKLLLEDVSAEVFDAAVAPPAPRRRCVCVSAMPRAMVQPFLVDYLGIDAVVAPEMREFRGYYLGVMEDESEVLRGLDVEKVIAGDKGGGGNDDDVVFGVAGLGSSFAQLFQKHCKEVYVPTESARRRWHALPRRRYPKPLIFHDGRIAFRPTPAATLAMFMWVPLGAALAVVRSATFLVLPSSLSVPLLAALGMHSRLIANPSSASKNLFVCNHRSLLDPLYVAAAAGRADLAAATYSISRVSEVLSPIPTFRLTRDRAADRAAMHAKLQSRGPGGGGLVVCPEGTTCREPYLLRFSPLFAELGHDVAPVALHSSVGMFHGTTAGGWKALDPLFLLMNPVPAYIVQFLDTLKCGGDGGPEAARAVANELQRRIAEALGYTCTGLTRKDKYLMLAGNEGLVDVNHGGGAKKKSPTCATRSEFPLQASLLQ; from the exons ATGTCCAAGGCCTTCTCCAAGTCCCTCTCCCAGCTCAACAAGGCCCTCATCAGGAGGCTCAACGCCCTCGTTGTCACCCGCGCGCAGCCTGCGCCGGCGAGGTCGTCGTCGGATGGTGGGcgcgtgccgccgccgccgccgccgccggacccGGTGGACGCGCTCCCGTCGTCGGCTGCGGCGGCAGCAGGCGGCGTCGCCGTGTGCAAGGTGGAGGGCGGCCTGCTCaggtcctcctccgccttccctTACTTCATGCTGGTGGCCCTGGAGGGCGGCGGGTTCGTCAGggcgctgctcctcctgctgctctACCCCGCCCTGCGCCTGCTCGGCCACGACACGGCGGTCAGGGCCATGGCCGTCGTGACCTTCCTCGGGCTCAGGAAGGACGCGTTCCGGGCGGGCAGGGCCGCgctgcccaagctgctcctggAGGACGTGAGCGCCGAGGTGTTCGACGCGGCGGTGGCGCCGCCGGCGCCCCGCCGGCGGTGCGTGTGCGTCAGCGCCATGCCGCGGGCGATGGTGCAGCCGTTCCTGGTGGACTACCTCGGCATCGACGCCGTCGTCGCGCCCGAGATGAGGGAGTTCAGGGGGTACTACCTGGGCGTCATGGAGGACGAGAGCGAGGTGCTGCGTGGGCTGGACGTCGAGAAGGTGATCGCCGGAGATAAGGGCGGCGGAGGCaatgacgacgacgtcgtcttcGGCGTTGCTGGACTCGGGTCCTCGTTCGCCCAGCTGTTCCAAAAGCATTGCAAG GAGGTATACGTGCCGACCGAGTCGGCACGGCGGCGATGGCACGCGCTCCCGCGGCGGCGCTACCCGAAGCCCCTCATCTTCCACGACGGCCGGATCGCCTTCCGTCCGACGCCTGCCGCGACGCTCGCCATGTTCATGTGGGTGCCACTGGGCGCGGCCCTCGCCGTCGTCCGCAGCGCCACCTTCCTCGTCCTCCCGTCCTCGCTCTCCGTGCCCCTCCTCGCCGCCCTCGGCATGCACAGCCGCCTCATCGCCAACCCCTCCTCGGCGTCCAAGAACCTCTTCGTCTGCAACCACCGCTCCCTCCTCGACCCGCTCTACGTCGCCGCGGCCGCGGGGCGCGCGGACCTCGCCGCCGCCACGTACAGCATCAGCCGCGTCTCGGAGGTCCTGTCGCCGATCCCCACGTTCCGCCTCACCCGGGACCGCGCGGCGGACCGCGCCGCCATGCACGCGAAGCTGCAGTCGCGcggccccggcggcggcgggctggTCGTCTGCCCCGAGGGCACCACCTGCCGCGAGCCGTACCTGCTGCGTTTCAGCCCGCTGTTCGCCGAGCTCGGCCACGACGTGGCGCCCGTGGCGCTGCACTCGTCGGTGGGCATGTTCCACGGCACGACGGCGGGGGGATGGAAGGCGCTGGACCCGCTGTTCCTGCTCATGAACCCCGTGCCGGCATACATCGTGCAGTTCTTGGACACCCTCAagtgcggcggcgacggcggaccGGAGGCGGCGCGCGCCGTGGCGAACGAGCTGCAGCGGCGGATCGCGGAGGCGCTGGGGTACACGTGCACGGGGCTGACGAGGAAGGATAAGTACCTCATGCTCGCCGGCAACGAAGGCCTCGTCGACGTCaaccacggcggcggcgccaagaAGAAATCTCCTACTTGTGCTACTAGATCTGAATTTCCATTGCAGGCTTCATTGCTTCAGTGA
- the LOC8079683 gene encoding uncharacterized protein LOC8079683, translating to MARKGNQSKSGPNHASPNWQTTTDGDVLSTPERGAADSENPSSHVQGRSKGPGGSSEKKGSSSKRNSRNNGISSFGKKQQMDTSFDISSSEENELSVRGTKNRRGSKKASRRGFGRSSSIEQTTSSGLAGNVLEKTRCIACMAASIIRASMIYLVEEGKRFIDKRRPTINAYMAIVNKGHAYVLSKTAYVYPIVRAWMLNAGRLMLLLLTVWLDCNLRGFDSLLRLGTNSLLAVLWCSMLSTFAMIGIKKMLIFMAIAASVIAFIGLGFAILLISVLAVVILWFYGSFWMTTCVIIHGGVLIFVKRERIALLVACLYSMYCARCYVGWLGLLLGLNLSFFSSDVLVQFLRDNVDNKKFNGSSRNSEQSSGRQGNIFEEFQPSADSASQARYAPASDRGPGDPSTSGLEKELTSEDEVARLLNCTDHYSALGFRRYENIDVSSLKREYKKKAMLVHPDKNMGNDKAADAFKKLQNAYEILLDSLKRKTYDDELRREDLLNYFRQSVSQKNGRNSTFQHGFSPSEGVDEGPYGLSRRIACKKCGDLHLWIYTGRAKSQARWCQDCKEFHQAKDGDGWVEQSFQSVLFGMLRKLDLPHAYVCAESYIFDVTEWFNCQGMRCPANTHKATFHVNANMARQSSGKGSTSAQRGGKAPSGVNMDGGLNEEEFFEWFQNAVNSGMFETAFGAQGDPASPGSGSNAKSSSSNSSRKKKKGKKQW from the exons ATGGCACGAAAAGGAAATCAAAGCAAGAGTGGCCCCAATCATGCTTCACCGAACTGGCAAACTACAACTGATGGTGATGTATTAAGTACACCAGAAAGGGGTGCTGCAGACAGTGAAAATCCAAGTTCACATGTTCAAGGCAGATCAAAGGGTCCTGGAGGAAGCAGTGAGAAGAAAGGAAGCAGCAGCAAAAGGAACAGCAGAAACAATGGCATATCATCCTTTGGAAAAAAGCAACAAATGGATACCAGTTTTGATATAAGCAGTTCAGAAGAAAATGAGCTTTCGGTAAGAGGTACTAAAAATAGAAGAGGTAGCAAGAAAGCCTCTAGGCGCGGTTTTGGTAGAAGTTCTTCGATTGAGCAAACAACATCGTCTGGATTGGCAGGAAATGTTTTGGAGAAGACCAGGTGCATTGCTTGCATGGCTGCATCCATTATTAGAGCTTCCATGATATATCTAGTTGAGGAAGGTAAAAGATTTATCGACAAAAGAAGGCCAACAATCAACGCTTACATGGCTATTGTGAACAAAGGGCATGCCTATGTCTTAAGCAAAACTGCATATGTTTATCCTATAGTTCGAGCTTGGATGCTTAATGCTGGAAGGTTGATGTTGCTCTTGTTGACGGTTTGGCTAGACTGCAATCTAAGGGGCTTTGATTCTTTGCTACGGTTGGGGACAAACTCCCTCCTAGCAGTACTTTGGTGCAGCATGCTGTCAACTTTTGCAATGATTGGGATAAAAAAGATGCTCATATTCATG gcGATTGCTGCTTCTGTGATTGCCTTCATAGGTCTAGGTTTTGCTATCCTGCTTATCTCAGTGCTTGCAGTGGTAATCTTATGGTTTTATGGAAGTTTTTGGATGACAACTTGTGTAATAATTCATGGAG GTGTTCTCATTTTCGTGAAACGTGAACGAATAGCTCTCCTCGTTGCCTGTTTATATTCAATGTATTGTGCGAGATGCTATGTTGGATGGCTCGGGTTGCTTTTGGGCCTGAACTTATCTTTCTTTTCTAGTGATGTTCTAGTGCAGTTCCTAAGGGACAATGTAGATAATAAGAAATTCAATGGTTCTTCAAGGAACTCGGAGCAAAGCTCAGGTAGACAAGGCAATATCTTTGAAGAATTTCAGCCATCAGCAGATAGCGCCTCCCAAGCCAGATATGCTCCAGCTTCAGATCGAGGTCCTGGTGATCCTTCAACAAGTGGACTTGAGAAAGAGCTGACCTCTGAAGATGAAGTGGCTCGTTTACTGAACTGCACTGACCACTATTCAGCATTAGGTTTCCGTCGATATGAGAACATAGATGTATCATCTCTTAAGAGAGAATACAAGAAAAAG GCTATGTTAGTCCATCCTGATAAGAATATGGGCAACGATAAAGCTGCTGATGCATTTAAAAAGCTTCAAAATGCATATGAG ATTCTTCTTGATTCACTGAAACGCAAGACATATGATGATGAGTTGAGGAGGGAGGATCTCCTGAATTACTTCAGGCAGAGTGTTTCTCAAAAG AATGGAAGAAACAGTACTTTCCAACATGGGTTCAGCCCTTCAGAAGGTGTTGATGAAGGTCCTTATGGTCTTTCCAGAAGAATAGCTTGCAAAAAGTGCGGCGACTTGCATCTTTGGATTTATACTGGAAGAGCTAAATCACAAGCTAGATGGTGTCAG GACtgcaaggagttccatcaagcTAAAGATGGCGATGGATGGGTTGAACAGTCCTTTCAATCTGTTCTATTTGGCATGCTGCGGAAG CTTGATTTACCTCATGCATATGTTTGTGCAGAAAGCTACATATTTGATGTCACTGAGTGGTTCAACTGTCAG GGAATGAGATGCCCGGCGAACACTCACAAGGCAACCTTTCATGTCAATGCCAACATGGCAAGGCAGAGTAGTGGCAAGGGGAGTACCTCAGCACAGAGGGGTGGTAAGGCCCCAAGTGGTGTAAACATGGATGGAGGACTGAACGAGGAAGAGTTCTTCGAGTGGTTCCAGAATGCAGTCAACTCTGGAATGTTTGAAACTGCATTCGGGGCACAAGGTGACCCGGCTTCTCCTGGTAGCGGAAGCAATGCGAAGAGTAGCAGTAGCAATAGTAGTAGGAAAAAGAAGAAGGGAAAGAAACAGTGGTAA
- the LOC8079681 gene encoding galactokinase, whose translation MATLPGSAPAEAAELVPTLSSLEPVYGAGAQLDEARLRFARLGDRFHAVYGARPALFARSPGRVNLIGEHIDYEGYSVLPMAIRQDMIVAIRRADGGQVRVANVDDKYPLCVYPADPDKEIDIKNHKWGHYFMCGYKGVYEYCRSNGIDLGKPVALDVVVDGTVPQGSGLSSSAAFVCSATIAIMGVLEKNFPKKEVAQFTCLSERHIGTQSGGMDQAISIMAKPGFAELIDFNPIHATDVQLPPGGTFVIAHCLAESKKAETAATNYNNRVVECRLAAIVLAIKLGMDRKKAVSSVTTLSDVEGLCVSFAGKEGSSDPAIAVKKLLHENPYTAEEIEKITGESLTSVFQSSQTSLDVIKAAKHYKLFQRATHVYSEARRVYAFRDTVSSKLSEEDKLKKLGDLMNESHYSCSVLYECSCPELEELVKVCRDNGALGARLTGAGWGGCAVALVKEPIVPQFILNLKEMYYKSRIERGVIQQGDLGLYVFASKPSSGAAILTL comes from the exons ATGGCCACGTTGCCCGGCAGCGCCCCCGCCGAGGCGGCGGAGCTCGTGCCGACGCTCTCCTCGCTGGAGCCGGTCTACGGCGCGGGCGCGCAGCTCGACGAGGCGCGCCTCCGCTTCGCCCGCCTCGGGGACCGCTTCCACGCCGTCTACGGCGCCCGCCCCGCGCTCTTCGCCCGCTCCCCAG GGAGGGTGAATCTGATCGGGGAGCACATCGACTACGAGGGCTACTCGGTGCTGCCCATGGCCATCCGCCAGGACATGATCGTCGCCATCCGGAGGGCCGACGGCGGCCAGGTGCGGGTCGCCAATGTCGACGACAAGTACCCCCTGTGCGTCTACCCCGCCGACCCAGATAAG GAAATTGACATAAAAAATCACAAATGGGGGCACTATTTCATGTGTGG atACAAGGGAGTTTACGAATACTGTAGATCAAACGGGATAGATCTGGGCAAACCTGTTGCACTTGATGTTGTTGTTGATGGCACAGTTCCTCAAG GCTCTGGATTGTCAAGCTCAGCAGCTTTTGTCTGTTCAGCAACAATTGCTATCATGGGAGTCCTTGAGAAAAACTTTCCAAAG AAAGAAGTTGCTCAATTCACTTGTCTGTCTGAGCGCCACATTGGAACACAGTCTGGAGGCATGGATCAG GCTATATCTATCATGGCCAAACCTGGATTCGCTGAGTTGATAGATTTTAATCCAATTCATGCAACTGATGTCCAACTACCTCCAGGTGGTACATTTGTGATCGCCCATTGTTTGGCAGAGTCCAAGAAAGCAGAGACAGCTGCAACAAATTATAATAACCGTGTTGTGGAGTGTCGCTTAGCAGCG ATTGTTCTTGCCATCAAACTAGGGATGGATAGGAAAAAAGCTGTCTCCTCTGTTACAACCCTCTCCGATGTTGAGGGTCTATGCGTTTCTTTTGCTGGGAAAGAAGGTTCATCTGATCCTGCAATAGCTGTGAAG AAACTTTTGCATGAGAATCCATATACAGCTGAAGAAATAGAGAAAATTACAGGTGAAAGCCTGACATCTGTCTTCCAGAGCTCTCAAACTTCCTTGGATGTTATAAAAGCTGCAAAGCACTACAAGCTATTTCAG CGTGCGACTCATGTCTACTCTGAAGCAAGGAGGGTTTACGCTTTCAGGGATACTGTCTCCTCAAAACTCAG TGAGGAAGATAAGCTTAAGAAACTTGGTGATCTTATGAACGAAAGCCATTACAGCTGCAGCGTGCTATATGAGTGCAG TTGCCCTGAGCTGGAGGAGCTTGTGAAAGTCTGTAGAGACAATGGAGCACTGGGAGCACGTCTCACAGGAGCTGGGTGGGGTGGCTGTGCGGTTGCTCTGGTCAAGGAGCCCATCGTCCCTCAGTTCATTCTGAATCTAAAG GAAATGTACTACAAATCAAGGATTGAGAGGGGAGTAATCCAGCAGGGTGATCTGGGCCTGTATGTTTTCGCGTCGAAGCCATCGAGCGGCGCAGCCATATTGACGTTGTAG